The proteins below are encoded in one region of Holophagaceae bacterium:
- a CDS encoding zinc-dependent alcohol dehydrogenase family protein — MNMGPAELMRALQFEMPGDPKEVLRMRQLPRPEPGPGEVRLAMKLRPINPSDVLQVKGVYGRKPPLPAIAGLEGLGLVDAVGQGVTGYSIGQRVVPLGLQGSWADYVVTTADNLIAIPDGLSDEAAAQVIVNPLTAWIMAVEELKLGAGEWLVQTAAGSVVGRCLIQIAKLRGYKTLNLVRRPAQVAELLAEGADEVLCTEDPAWMDKAQAIVGARGAAAGVDSVGGSLGGSVAMLLRRDGTLMVYGALSMDPLKVAGGQLIFRTLTIRGFWLTDWKIRTPKPERDAIINALLEAMSKGQISPPVEAVFPLAEFQAAIEKADEPGRSGKVLLAN; from the coding sequence ATGAACATGGGTCCAGCGGAATTGATGCGCGCTCTGCAATTTGAAATGCCCGGCGACCCCAAGGAGGTCCTCCGGATGCGGCAGCTCCCCAGGCCCGAGCCGGGTCCGGGCGAAGTGCGCCTGGCGATGAAACTTCGTCCCATCAATCCGTCCGATGTGCTTCAGGTGAAGGGCGTCTATGGCCGGAAGCCACCTCTGCCGGCCATCGCCGGGCTCGAGGGACTGGGCCTGGTGGATGCAGTGGGGCAGGGGGTCACCGGCTATTCCATCGGCCAGCGCGTGGTGCCCCTGGGCCTCCAGGGGTCCTGGGCGGATTACGTGGTCACGACCGCCGACAATCTGATCGCCATCCCCGATGGCCTGTCCGATGAGGCAGCGGCCCAGGTCATCGTGAACCCTCTGACCGCCTGGATCATGGCCGTGGAGGAATTGAAACTCGGGGCAGGGGAGTGGCTCGTACAAACCGCCGCGGGATCCGTGGTGGGGCGGTGCCTCATCCAGATCGCCAAGCTGCGCGGCTACAAGACCCTGAATCTGGTGCGCCGGCCAGCGCAAGTGGCCGAGCTGCTGGCCGAGGGCGCCGACGAGGTGCTTTGCACCGAGGATCCGGCCTGGATGGACAAGGCCCAGGCGATCGTGGGGGCCAGGGGCGCGGCCGCAGGGGTGGATTCGGTGGGGGGCAGCCTGGGCGGGTCGGTGGCCATGCTGCTGAGGCGTGACGGGACCCTGATGGTCTACGGCGCCCTCTCCATGGATCCGCTCAAGGTGGCGGGCGGCCAGTTGATTTTCCGGACCCTGACCATCCGGGGGTTCTGGCTGACGGACTGGAAGATCCGGACGCCCAAGCCTGAACGCGACGCGATCATCAACGCGCTCCTGGAGGCCATGTCCAAAGGCCAGATTTCGCCTCCGGTGGAGGCGGTGTTCCCCTTGGCCGAGTTCCAGGCGGCCATCGAGAAGGCCGACGAACCCGGGCGCAGCGGCAAGGTTCTGCTCGCCAACTGA
- a CDS encoding cell division protein DedD produces MTDSNSAPATRSALKDEVFLRMAQELSRLGTCCRLKVGTVLLRPDGGIAAAGFNGALPGMPHCTPETCNETTRCLHTSHAEENALGFCDGPVATAYVTHEPCLTCARALVRRGVRRVVFAKAYTSIGEQERKERQGILDHYHVAWEQLVI; encoded by the coding sequence ATGACCGATTCGAATTCCGCCCCAGCCACGCGATCGGCCCTCAAGGATGAAGTCTTCCTGCGCATGGCCCAGGAATTGAGCCGCCTGGGCACCTGCTGCCGCCTGAAGGTCGGAACCGTCCTGCTGCGTCCCGATGGCGGCATCGCCGCGGCTGGATTCAACGGCGCCCTGCCGGGCATGCCGCACTGCACGCCCGAGACCTGCAATGAAACCACCCGCTGCCTCCACACCAGCCATGCGGAGGAAAACGCGCTCGGATTCTGCGATGGCCCCGTGGCCACGGCCTATGTCACCCACGAACCCTGCCTGACCTGCGCCCGCGCGCTGGTGCGGCGCGGCGTGCGGCGGGTGGTCTTCGCCAAGGCCTACACCAGCATCGGCGAGCAGGAGCGGAAAGAGCGCCAGGGTATCCTCGACCACTATCATGTGGCCTGGGAACAGTTGGTGATTTGA
- a CDS encoding 1-acyl-sn-glycerol-3-phosphate acyltransferase, translating into MLLPNPWVIFGLGLGLLMGVWLLRRWIRRRVYRAAVRTRRELGFHLNPVTVTRKQKLKRELVEDPKLQALVREECVRTGAEEAQAWMRVTDYLDEIIPNFNLLTAYRFGKKAASVLLRSFYRVRIGRSAEAELNRIPRTASVVYVMNHRSNADYLLVAFLLANRVAISYAVGEWARIWPLERLFKSFGSFFVRRKFRDPLYHAVLERYVQRAVEAGITQGIFLEGGLSRDGALQPPKLGLLDYMARANAKDLVFIPVGINYDRVVEDSALVRELSGLPKHGLHVNLRRSAFWLSGLMFRGALGRFYRFGYAIANFGPPLGIGELTDGADIWGMEWEERKPVLDGVAHRLLQAVGNQVPITPVAVVAWSWVQLNNRSVGRLALRQKTLETMAWAAERNLPLYMARGNFQRIFEMGLRVLTLRGILVAEGDVLASDPAKEPLLSYYANSIAHHFG; encoded by the coding sequence ATGCTCCTGCCAAACCCCTGGGTGATCTTCGGCCTCGGCCTCGGCCTGCTGATGGGCGTCTGGCTGTTGCGGCGGTGGATCAGGCGGCGGGTCTACCGCGCCGCGGTGCGCACCCGGCGGGAGCTCGGGTTCCACTTGAATCCCGTCACCGTCACGCGGAAACAGAAACTGAAGCGCGAGCTGGTGGAAGACCCGAAACTCCAGGCCCTGGTGCGGGAGGAATGCGTCCGGACCGGCGCGGAAGAAGCCCAGGCCTGGATGCGCGTGACGGACTATTTGGACGAAATCATCCCGAATTTCAACCTGCTCACGGCCTACCGCTTCGGCAAGAAGGCCGCATCGGTATTGTTGCGGTCCTTCTATCGTGTGCGCATTGGCCGCAGCGCCGAGGCGGAGCTCAACCGCATTCCCCGCACCGCGTCCGTGGTCTATGTCATGAACCACCGCAGCAACGCCGACTACCTGCTGGTGGCCTTCCTGCTGGCGAACCGCGTGGCCATCTCCTACGCCGTGGGCGAATGGGCCCGCATCTGGCCCCTGGAGCGCCTCTTCAAGAGTTTCGGGTCCTTCTTCGTGCGGCGGAAATTCCGGGATCCGCTCTACCACGCGGTGCTGGAACGCTACGTGCAGCGGGCGGTGGAGGCGGGCATCACCCAGGGCATCTTCCTGGAAGGCGGCCTCAGCCGCGATGGAGCCTTGCAGCCGCCGAAACTGGGCCTGCTGGACTACATGGCCCGCGCCAACGCGAAGGATCTCGTCTTCATCCCCGTGGGCATCAATTACGACCGCGTGGTGGAGGACAGCGCGCTGGTCCGCGAACTGAGCGGCCTGCCCAAGCACGGGCTCCACGTCAATCTGCGGCGTTCGGCGTTCTGGCTGTCCGGCCTCATGTTCAGGGGGGCCCTGGGCCGTTTCTACCGCTTTGGATACGCCATCGCGAATTTCGGCCCGCCACTCGGCATCGGAGAACTCACGGATGGCGCCGATATCTGGGGCATGGAGTGGGAAGAGCGCAAGCCGGTCCTGGATGGCGTGGCGCACAGGCTGCTGCAGGCCGTCGGAAACCAGGTCCCCATCACGCCCGTGGCCGTGGTGGCCTGGAGCTGGGTGCAATTGAATAACCGATCCGTGGGCCGGTTGGCGCTCCGCCAGAAGACCCTGGAAACCATGGCCTGGGCCGCGGAACGCAACCTGCCCCTGTACATGGCCCGGGGGAATTTCCAGCGCATTTTCGAGATGGGCCTGCGGGTGCTCACCCTGCGGGGCATCCTGGTCGCCGAGGGCGACGTCCTGGCTTCCGATCCGGCGAAAGAACCCCTGCTGAGCTACTACGCCAACAGCATCGCCCATCATTTCGGATGA
- a CDS encoding ABC transporter permease, whose protein sequence is MNVQEPVSAAVRALKANKMRSALTTLGIIIGVAAVILVVSLVQGLKSSVLKQIEKAGSQTLFVRPVFPTDMPYEEFTKIKNKDLTIEDMRALQRTVPQITQMTPLFFTGSEVKSEGRSSTVSIIMTDETYLELNSIDVATGRNFVPSDIRLGNKIAVVGPHVVEKLGIKGNPIGKTISTPSLSLEIIGILEEQGSSLGNDPDNMVVIPLSTGMAQLTDAQRRQLFFQARVDPRISADDGADMLEDALRRIKGLRVKEPSGFKVFSPKQITSIIGGITNVITAVAGGMVSIALLVGGIGIMNIMLVSVTERTREIGVRKAVGAKRKDILLQFLIEASILCVFGGAVGILLGYALGAIVGKMMFGQMGGIPLWAVVSAFAVPAGIGLVFGMYPAAKASKLDPIDALRYE, encoded by the coding sequence ATGAATGTCCAGGAGCCCGTCTCCGCGGCGGTGCGCGCGCTCAAAGCCAACAAGATGCGTTCGGCCCTGACAACGCTCGGCATCATCATCGGCGTCGCGGCCGTGATCCTGGTGGTGAGCCTGGTGCAGGGCCTCAAGAGCAGCGTGCTCAAGCAGATCGAGAAGGCCGGCAGCCAGACGCTCTTCGTCCGGCCGGTCTTTCCCACGGACATGCCCTACGAGGAATTCACCAAAATCAAGAACAAGGACCTGACCATCGAGGACATGCGCGCCCTTCAAAGGACCGTCCCGCAGATCACGCAGATGACGCCGCTCTTCTTCACCGGGTCCGAAGTCAAGTCCGAGGGCCGCAGCTCCACGGTGAGCATCATCATGACCGATGAGACCTACCTGGAGCTCAACAGCATCGATGTGGCTACGGGGCGCAACTTCGTGCCTTCGGATATCCGCCTGGGCAACAAGATCGCGGTGGTGGGCCCCCATGTGGTCGAAAAGCTGGGCATCAAGGGCAATCCCATCGGCAAGACCATCAGCACACCTTCGCTCAGCCTGGAAATCATCGGAATCCTCGAAGAGCAGGGTTCCTCGCTGGGCAATGACCCCGACAACATGGTGGTCATCCCGCTCAGTACCGGCATGGCCCAGCTCACGGACGCCCAGCGTCGACAACTCTTTTTCCAGGCCCGCGTGGATCCAAGGATCTCCGCCGACGACGGCGCGGACATGCTGGAGGACGCCCTGCGCCGCATCAAGGGCCTGAGGGTCAAGGAGCCTTCGGGTTTCAAGGTTTTCAGCCCCAAACAGATCACCAGCATCATCGGCGGCATCACCAATGTCATCACCGCGGTGGCCGGGGGCATGGTGTCCATCGCCCTGCTGGTGGGCGGCATCGGCATCATGAACATCATGCTGGTGAGCGTCACCGAGCGGACCCGCGAGATCGGCGTGCGCAAGGCCGTGGGCGCGAAGCGGAAAGACATCCTGCTGCAATTCCTGATCGAAGCCTCCATCCTCTGCGTCTTCGGCGGGGCGGTGGGCATCCTCCTGGGCTACGCTCTCGGCGCGATCGTGGGCAAGATGATGTTCGGGCAGATGGGTGGCATCCCGCTCTGGGCCGTGGTTTCGGCCTTCGCAGTACCCGCGGGCATCGGGCTGGTTTTTGGAATGTACCCCGCCGCCAAGGCCAGCAAGCTCGATCCCATCGACGCGCTGCGGTACGAATGA
- a CDS encoding efflux RND transporter periplasmic adaptor subunit, whose amino-acid sequence MASNKAKLILGIGLGMALLLVLGVLLGGGKEDPDAYSWDKISKGDIRETISASGEIQAKTRVNVGTNVAGEIKAIHVVDGQEVKAGDLLVTIDQIRLQQEMARATAALEGVKKDAERLKAAQDRAEQTFARQESLFKQGLISDEDFRQAKLTKQSAELTYQGARSNIAQSEANFGSMRDNLSKTTLRAPIDGRITSLKAEKGEMAIPGMSNLPGATLMIISDMHELVAEVKVNESEVVRVRTGQVAQVTVESLQGRVFQGKVAEVATGSEGTGSNANMYKVKVAVDMLAKDVGQLRPGMSARAVILTSEAKNVLRVPLQAVLERDESLEEAQKRGLLAPASHSVAMVVKDGKASEKVVQTGIANTQYFEAKSGLNEGDKVLTGPIRKLKDLKDRASVKLKAKSDTELEEATKKRKAGSEAKR is encoded by the coding sequence ATGGCCTCTAATAAAGCGAAACTCATCCTGGGCATCGGCCTGGGGATGGCGCTGCTGTTGGTCCTTGGCGTCCTGTTAGGAGGGGGCAAGGAAGACCCCGACGCCTACTCCTGGGACAAGATCTCCAAAGGCGACATCCGCGAAACCATCAGCGCTTCGGGAGAAATCCAGGCCAAGACCCGCGTGAATGTCGGCACCAACGTGGCTGGCGAGATCAAGGCCATCCATGTGGTCGATGGGCAGGAAGTGAAGGCTGGAGACCTGCTGGTGACCATTGATCAGATCCGGCTCCAGCAGGAGATGGCCCGCGCCACCGCGGCGCTGGAAGGCGTGAAGAAGGACGCCGAGCGGCTGAAGGCGGCCCAGGATCGGGCGGAGCAGACCTTCGCCCGCCAGGAAAGTCTTTTCAAGCAGGGGCTCATCAGCGATGAGGACTTCCGGCAGGCCAAGCTCACCAAACAGAGCGCCGAGCTCACCTACCAGGGCGCCCGGTCGAACATTGCGCAAAGCGAAGCCAACTTCGGGTCCATGCGCGACAACCTGAGCAAGACGACCCTGCGGGCCCCGATCGATGGGCGGATCACGAGCCTCAAGGCGGAGAAGGGCGAGATGGCCATCCCCGGCATGAGCAACCTGCCAGGCGCTACGCTCATGATCATTTCCGACATGCACGAGCTGGTGGCGGAAGTGAAGGTCAATGAAAGCGAAGTGGTCCGGGTCAGGACCGGCCAGGTGGCCCAGGTCACGGTGGAATCGCTGCAGGGGCGTGTCTTCCAGGGCAAGGTGGCCGAAGTCGCCACGGGCAGCGAGGGAACCGGATCCAACGCCAACATGTACAAGGTGAAAGTGGCCGTCGACATGCTGGCCAAGGATGTGGGCCAGCTTCGGCCCGGTATGAGCGCCCGGGCGGTCATCCTCACCAGTGAAGCTAAGAACGTGCTGCGGGTTCCCTTGCAGGCCGTTCTGGAACGGGACGAATCCCTGGAAGAGGCGCAGAAACGGGGCCTCCTGGCCCCGGCCTCGCACAGCGTGGCCATGGTGGTGAAGGATGGCAAGGCCTCCGAAAAGGTGGTCCAGACGGGCATCGCCAACACCCAGTATTTCGAGGCCAAAAGCGGCTTGAATGAGGGCGACAAGGTGCTCACGGGGCCCATCCGCAAGTTGAAGGACCTGAAAGACCGGGCTTCCGTGAAGCTCAAAGCCAAGTCGGACACTGAGCTTGAAGAGGCTACGAAAAAGCGCAAGGCCGGCTCGGAAGCGAAGCGATGA
- a CDS encoding YIP1 family protein: MSESESLYGSNVNPEAPPAPPPAPALGLMDQIIGVFTEPVETFKKLSAAPSWAWALGAVMVVSIIVTVIWGLKVDADAMLRPIMEANPKIPAEQIDTIIDFQKKFMIPFGLLGVLFGVPIVVAFMAFIYWLIGKGMAEDQKPSYVQALSLATVPSLAMLPQTLLISVMCLIRPVGGLTPDKLSPSSVGFYLHPENPKLYALFCQIDPFIIFQYVLIFLGARYLLKLKPAGAVVCTLVALLLGVAFRVLMAK; the protein is encoded by the coding sequence ATGAGCGAATCCGAATCCCTGTATGGATCCAACGTGAATCCCGAAGCTCCCCCTGCGCCTCCCCCGGCGCCGGCCCTGGGGCTGATGGACCAGATCATCGGGGTGTTCACGGAACCCGTGGAGACCTTCAAGAAGCTGAGCGCGGCACCGAGCTGGGCGTGGGCGCTGGGCGCCGTGATGGTCGTCAGCATCATCGTGACGGTCATCTGGGGCCTGAAAGTGGACGCAGACGCCATGCTGCGCCCGATCATGGAGGCCAATCCAAAGATTCCGGCCGAACAGATCGATACCATCATCGACTTCCAGAAGAAGTTCATGATTCCCTTCGGCCTCCTGGGAGTCCTTTTTGGCGTCCCCATCGTCGTGGCGTTCATGGCGTTCATCTACTGGCTCATCGGGAAGGGAATGGCCGAGGACCAGAAGCCCAGCTATGTCCAGGCGCTTTCCCTCGCCACGGTGCCTAGCCTGGCCATGCTGCCGCAAACCCTTCTGATCTCGGTCATGTGCCTCATCCGCCCCGTCGGGGGCCTGACGCCGGATAAGCTCTCGCCCAGCTCGGTCGGGTTCTACCTGCACCCGGAAAACCCGAAGTTGTACGCGCTGTTCTGCCAGATCGATCCATTCATCATATTTCAATATGTGCTGATCTTCCTGGGCGCCCGCTACCTGCTCAAGCTGAAGCCAGCCGGAGCGGTGGTCTGCACGCTGGTGGCTTTGCTGCTCGGCGTCGCCTTCCGTGTCCTGATGGCGAAATGA
- a CDS encoding MFS transporter — protein MNPWRGLGGLPRMVWVLSVATFINRAGTMALPFLALYLMKQMGLGASQAGQGFIVFGFGAMVAAPLGGWLADRHGPLMVMRTSLLLSGLLMLALPLVRDVPSFFLLIGLWALVSEGFRPASMSILADLAPPELRKAVFSLNRLAINLGMSVGPALGGFIATRSYRGLFWVDGATTLAAWAVLALLVRNHPHQREKSSSPAPLSALRDPAMAYFLLAIIPVVVVFFQHEGPMPIFLVRDLALPESFYGSLFTINTLLIVLLEVRLNLATSHWPHRRTLMLGSLLYAIGFGAMVAAQAPAAVIATVVVWTFGEMILFPGMSDYVASIAPADRRGAYMGLYTFTFSMAFSLGPWIGTWMLDAWGGRVLWPVMGILGLVSALALSRIKPEAISPPGPGGPPACT, from the coding sequence ATGAATCCCTGGCGCGGCCTGGGCGGCCTGCCACGCATGGTGTGGGTGCTGTCCGTGGCCACCTTCATCAACCGGGCCGGGACCATGGCCCTGCCTTTCCTCGCGCTCTACCTGATGAAGCAGATGGGCCTCGGCGCATCCCAGGCCGGCCAGGGCTTCATCGTGTTCGGGTTCGGCGCGATGGTCGCCGCACCGTTGGGAGGCTGGCTGGCGGACCGGCACGGGCCGCTGATGGTCATGCGGACTTCCCTGCTGCTCTCGGGACTGCTGATGCTGGCGCTGCCCCTCGTCCGGGATGTGCCTAGCTTTTTCCTGCTCATCGGGCTGTGGGCCCTGGTGAGCGAGGGCTTCCGGCCCGCGTCCATGTCCATCCTCGCGGACCTGGCGCCCCCGGAACTGCGCAAGGCGGTGTTCAGCCTCAACCGGCTGGCCATCAACCTGGGCATGAGCGTGGGGCCGGCGCTGGGAGGCTTCATCGCCACCCGCTCCTATCGCGGGCTCTTCTGGGTGGATGGCGCCACGACGCTGGCGGCCTGGGCCGTGTTGGCGCTGCTGGTGCGCAACCATCCGCACCAGCGGGAAAAAAGTTCCAGTCCGGCGCCGTTGTCGGCGCTGCGGGACCCGGCGATGGCCTACTTCCTCCTTGCGATCATTCCAGTGGTGGTCGTCTTCTTCCAGCACGAAGGCCCCATGCCGATCTTTCTGGTTCGCGACCTCGCGCTGCCGGAAAGTTTTTACGGTTCCTTGTTCACCATCAATACGCTCCTCATCGTGCTGCTGGAGGTGCGGCTCAATCTGGCGACCTCCCACTGGCCCCACCGCCGCACGCTCATGCTGGGCAGCCTTCTCTACGCCATCGGCTTTGGGGCCATGGTGGCGGCCCAGGCGCCAGCTGCGGTCATCGCGACCGTGGTGGTCTGGACCTTCGGCGAAATGATCCTGTTTCCGGGCATGTCGGACTATGTGGCCTCCATCGCGCCAGCCGACCGCCGAGGCGCCTACATGGGGCTCTATACCTTCACCTTCAGCATGGCCTTCAGCCTGGGCCCATGGATCGGAACCTGGATGCTGGATGCCTGGGGCGGCCGGGTCCTCTGGCCCGTGATGGGAATCCTGGGATTGGTATCGGCGCTGGCCTTGTCGCGGATCAAACCCGAGGCTATTTCACCACCAGGTCCCGGCGGTCCACCAGCTTGTACTTGA
- a CDS encoding sulfurtransferase — protein sequence MASPLISPRDLAVLQGAVLLDARPKPDFDAGHLRNALHVDVGVHLSGASEPDSDPAKGGRHPLPSLKRWRTTLGLLGISPDTPVVVYDNQGGANAAARAWWMLQSIGHAPVQVLDGGLKAALEAGWDLSTGVSVAQPCSQYPATAWLLPTADIDVVEKLAKHREWKVLDVRSKARYRGDEEPLDPVAGHIPGALNLPYTENLDAEGHFKSAGELRVLYSELLGDLRPDHLVVHCGSGITACHTLLALEYAGLPGAALYVGSWSEWCRSGKPMATGETP from the coding sequence ATGGCATCACCGCTCATTTCACCCAGGGACCTGGCTGTTCTCCAAGGCGCCGTGCTGCTGGATGCGCGTCCGAAGCCCGACTTCGATGCAGGCCACTTGCGCAACGCGCTGCATGTGGATGTGGGTGTGCATTTGAGCGGCGCCTCGGAGCCGGATTCGGATCCGGCGAAGGGTGGGCGGCATCCGCTGCCGTCCTTGAAAAGATGGCGGACCACGCTTGGGTTGCTTGGCATATCACCGGACACCCCTGTGGTCGTCTACGACAACCAGGGCGGCGCCAATGCAGCCGCGCGGGCCTGGTGGATGTTGCAGTCCATCGGCCATGCTCCAGTCCAGGTGCTGGACGGCGGCCTGAAGGCAGCCCTGGAGGCAGGCTGGGACCTCAGCACCGGCGTGTCGGTCGCCCAGCCTTGCTCCCAATACCCGGCCACCGCATGGCTTCTTCCCACGGCGGATATCGACGTGGTGGAAAAGCTCGCGAAACATCGCGAGTGGAAGGTTCTGGATGTGCGGTCCAAGGCGCGCTACCGAGGCGATGAAGAACCCTTGGACCCTGTGGCGGGGCATATTCCTGGCGCCCTGAACCTGCCCTACACCGAGAACCTCGATGCCGAGGGCCATTTCAAGTCCGCCGGCGAATTGCGCGTCCTCTATTCGGAACTGCTCGGGGATCTGCGCCCCGACCACCTGGTGGTCCATTGCGGATCGGGCATCACGGCCTGCCACACGCTGCTTGCGCTGGAATACGCCGGGTTGCCGGGCGCAGCGCTCTATGTGGGGAGCTGGAGCGAATGGTGCCGGAGCGGCAAGCCCATGGCGACCGGCGAAACGCCATGA
- a CDS encoding TlpA family protein disulfide reductase has product MNEEVKERIRDHWSRWGCFVTLGLVGLVLLFGIWRVKRDSAPLVGADVRSVAFLDAEGRRHTLAEYAGKVVVVDVWATWCPPCQASLPELAKLQSEADGRYAVLPISIDDGGFRDVAAYLSRHPMPLKAYVPLDRGALEPFGPINGIPTTIIVDGNGKLRTRWSGYGAGRAESELKAALAGSASPPMRR; this is encoded by the coding sequence ATGAACGAAGAGGTGAAGGAGCGCATCCGGGACCACTGGAGCCGATGGGGCTGTTTCGTGACGCTCGGGCTCGTCGGCCTGGTGCTCTTGTTCGGCATCTGGAGGGTGAAGCGGGACAGCGCGCCGCTTGTGGGCGCCGATGTCCGCTCCGTGGCCTTCCTCGATGCCGAAGGCCGCCGCCATACCCTGGCGGAATACGCCGGAAAGGTTGTTGTGGTGGACGTTTGGGCCACCTGGTGTCCGCCTTGCCAGGCGAGCCTTCCGGAGCTGGCCAAGCTCCAATCCGAGGCGGACGGACGCTATGCAGTGCTGCCCATTTCCATCGACGATGGCGGGTTCAGGGATGTGGCCGCCTATTTGAGCCGCCACCCGATGCCGCTCAAAGCTTATGTGCCCTTGGATCGAGGCGCACTGGAACCCTTCGGCCCCATCAACGGGATACCAACCACGATCATCGTGGATGGAAACGGGAAGCTCCGTACGCGCTGGTCCGGCTACGGAGCGGGGCGCGCCGAATCCGAATTGAAGGCGGCGCTGGCCGGCTCCGCAAGTCCTCCAATGCGAAGATAG
- a CDS encoding sel1 repeat family protein, with protein MAAALEIAIRALGARFTKDPGEAWLRWGRNAHYVSQGIACLERAAGLGSADAHFELGLYCEGGGYGIGVREKAMDHYRHAAELGHAEATFRMGEMLRWGIGIAADPEAGRTATRRAAEMGWKPAMEWLAGAYEKGEGMAPDAELAAFWRRRAEKLESVGPSRSALLPLPSEASGDPLVRLTSAIADGLDEWMGAAVHGNWFPWFFWIVIVPCGLAGFLGLLGAALAFIGFATFLSAPWVTAAFLSIAFGVPGLLFSYFWMSNRRGMHWSLQGRRRQAKAERGDPQACFERGMAFLGGSAETPRDAAEARRWLLKASEGGHAEAMHQLAGLLRFGHGGMKDSVQAGTWLQQAAQAGHQGAMKALEDLADQKAKSDQG; from the coding sequence ATGGCCGCCGCCCTTGAAATCGCCATCCGCGCCCTTGGCGCCAGATTCACGAAGGACCCGGGAGAGGCCTGGCTCCGCTGGGGTCGCAACGCCCACTACGTGTCCCAAGGGATCGCCTGTCTTGAGCGAGCGGCGGGGCTGGGCAGCGCGGACGCCCATTTCGAACTGGGACTTTACTGCGAGGGGGGAGGCTACGGCATCGGTGTGCGGGAAAAAGCCATGGACCATTATCGCCATGCGGCGGAACTGGGCCACGCCGAAGCCACCTTCCGGATGGGCGAGATGCTGCGTTGGGGCATCGGCATCGCCGCGGATCCGGAGGCTGGACGCACCGCCACCCGCCGGGCCGCGGAAATGGGGTGGAAACCTGCCATGGAGTGGTTGGCGGGGGCCTACGAAAAGGGCGAAGGCATGGCGCCGGATGCCGAATTGGCGGCCTTCTGGCGTCGGCGCGCCGAAAAGCTCGAATCGGTGGGGCCTTCCCGGAGCGCGTTGCTGCCGCTGCCTTCCGAAGCATCGGGGGACCCGCTGGTCCGCCTCACCAGCGCCATCGCCGATGGCCTGGATGAATGGATGGGAGCAGCGGTCCACGGGAACTGGTTCCCCTGGTTCTTCTGGATCGTCATCGTCCCTTGCGGGCTGGCGGGATTCCTCGGGCTTCTCGGCGCGGCGCTGGCCTTCATCGGCTTTGCGACCTTCCTTTCCGCGCCGTGGGTCACCGCCGCTTTCCTGAGCATCGCGTTCGGAGTGCCCGGACTGCTCTTTTCCTACTTCTGGATGTCGAACCGGCGTGGCATGCATTGGAGCCTCCAAGGGCGCCGCCGCCAGGCCAAGGCCGAGCGGGGCGATCCCCAAGCCTGTTTCGAGCGCGGAATGGCCTTCCTGGGGGGCAGCGCCGAGACTCCGCGGGACGCGGCCGAGGCGCGCCGCTGGCTGCTCAAAGCCTCGGAGGGCGGCCATGCGGAAGCCATGCACCAGCTTGCGGGGCTCCTGCGTTTCGGCCACGGGGGGATGAAGGATTCTGTCCAGGCCGGGACTTGGCTGCAACAAGCCGCGCAGGCCGGCCACCAGGGCGCGATGAAGGCCTTGGAGGATCTGGCGGACCAAAAGGCAAAGAGCGATCAGGGATAG
- a CDS encoding HAD hydrolase-like protein, which translates to MPLCFDLDGTLGTFGGGYALLRETLGERWGTAPTLEELRACAGSTDWEIVDELHRIRFGTGLADADYEAFDADCLARFRATFHPEGQLPTAFQGIIEGLHHLMERGHAVWLVSGNVPRVLEFKASVLRIDGRIHRLGSLPGCSRADLIRRAVQDRAGPHLYVGDRPHDREAARAADIPFLGIGDAVPGEHPVLGADTGATHLVAAIERIISMQGRGYP; encoded by the coding sequence ATGCCGCTCTGTTTCGACCTGGATGGAACCCTGGGCACCTTCGGCGGCGGCTACGCGCTGCTGAGGGAAACTCTTGGAGAACGGTGGGGGACCGCGCCGACCCTTGAAGAACTTCGTGCCTGCGCCGGGTCCACGGATTGGGAGATCGTCGATGAACTGCACCGCATCCGCTTCGGGACCGGCCTCGCAGACGCTGACTACGAAGCGTTCGATGCGGACTGCCTGGCCCGCTTCCGCGCCACCTTCCATCCGGAAGGGCAACTCCCCACAGCCTTCCAGGGGATCATCGAAGGCCTGCACCACCTGATGGAACGCGGCCATGCGGTCTGGCTGGTGTCAGGCAATGTGCCGCGGGTCCTGGAGTTCAAAGCCAGCGTCCTCCGCATCGACGGACGGATCCACCGGTTGGGCAGCCTCCCCGGATGCAGCCGGGCGGACCTCATCCGCAGGGCTGTGCAGGATCGCGCGGGACCGCACCTGTACGTGGGCGACCGCCCCCATGACCGCGAGGCCGCAAGGGCCGCGGACATTCCCTTTCTCGGCATCGGCGACGCGGTGCCCGGGGAGCATCCGGTCCTGGGTGCCGACACCGGAGCCACGCACCTCGTCGCGGCCATCGAGCGGATCATCTCAATGCAGGGCCGGGGCTATCCCTGA